In one Stenotrophomonas maltophilia genomic region, the following are encoded:
- the amt gene encoding ammonium transporter, whose amino-acid sequence MKMRLLTGWQARFHLVCLLMLLSALAAGVWPGNAHAQAQVTPLSSEPVAVEPLQAPAAAAPAAAEAAAPAFDHGDVAWMLTSTLLVLLMVVPGLALFYGGLVRSKNVLSVLSQILVVFSLVLLLWVSYGYSAVFSAGNPFFGSFTEFAFLKGFTPDSVGNTPIAGLPDYLFVAFQSTFAGITTALIVGAFAERIKFRAVLLFSALWFTFSYIPMAHIVWGGGYLGELGAIDFAGGTVVHINAGVAGLVAAWFVGKRLGYGQTALKPHNVPFTYIGAMLLWVGWFGFNAGSAAAADTVASLAFLNTVLATAAAVLGWTLVEAIGKGKPSALGAASGAVAGLVGITPACGTVGPLGAIVIGFVAGTVCVWGVTGLKRLLKVDDTADVFGVHGVGGIVGAILTGVFSAQSLGGTKADLDIGHQVWVQVVSVGLTVVWSAVVTAVILLLVKVVVGLRVTEEAERTGLDVTSHGESAYEA is encoded by the coding sequence ATGAAGATGCGCCTTCTTACCGGGTGGCAAGCCCGGTTCCATCTCGTGTGCCTGCTGATGCTGCTCAGCGCGCTGGCCGCGGGCGTCTGGCCGGGCAACGCCCACGCCCAGGCCCAGGTGACACCGTTGAGCAGTGAACCGGTAGCGGTCGAGCCGCTGCAGGCACCGGCCGCCGCCGCTCCCGCGGCTGCCGAGGCTGCGGCCCCGGCCTTCGATCACGGCGACGTCGCCTGGATGCTGACCTCCACCCTGCTGGTGCTGTTGATGGTGGTGCCGGGCCTGGCCCTGTTCTACGGCGGCCTGGTGCGTTCGAAGAACGTGCTGTCCGTGCTGAGCCAGATCCTGGTGGTGTTCTCGCTGGTGCTGCTGCTGTGGGTGTCCTACGGCTACAGCGCGGTGTTCAGCGCCGGCAATCCGTTCTTCGGTTCATTCACCGAGTTCGCGTTCCTGAAGGGCTTCACGCCCGACTCGGTGGGCAACACGCCGATCGCGGGCCTGCCGGATTATCTGTTCGTCGCCTTCCAGTCGACTTTCGCCGGCATCACCACCGCGCTGATCGTCGGTGCCTTCGCCGAGCGCATCAAGTTCCGTGCGGTGCTGCTGTTCTCGGCATTGTGGTTCACCTTCAGCTACATCCCGATGGCGCATATCGTCTGGGGCGGTGGCTACCTGGGTGAGCTGGGCGCGATCGACTTCGCTGGCGGTACCGTGGTGCACATCAACGCCGGCGTTGCCGGCCTGGTCGCCGCGTGGTTCGTCGGCAAGCGCCTCGGCTACGGCCAGACCGCGCTGAAGCCGCACAACGTACCGTTCACCTACATCGGCGCGATGCTGCTGTGGGTGGGCTGGTTCGGCTTCAACGCCGGCTCCGCCGCCGCGGCCGATACCGTGGCATCGCTGGCCTTCCTCAACACCGTGCTGGCCACCGCCGCCGCAGTGCTGGGCTGGACGCTGGTGGAAGCCATCGGCAAGGGCAAGCCGTCGGCGCTGGGTGCGGCCTCCGGCGCGGTGGCCGGCCTGGTCGGCATCACGCCCGCGTGCGGCACGGTCGGGCCGCTGGGTGCCATCGTCATTGGTTTCGTCGCCGGCACCGTCTGCGTGTGGGGCGTCACCGGTCTCAAGCGCCTGCTGAAGGTGGATGACACGGCCGACGTGTTCGGCGTGCACGGCGTCGGCGGCATCGTCGGCGCGATCCTCACCGGTGTGTTCAGTGCGCAGTCGCTGGGCGGCACCAAGGCCGATCTGGATATCGGCCACCAGGTGTGGGTGCAGGTGGTCAGCGTCGGCCTGACGGTGGTCTGGTCCGCCGTGGTGACCGCGGTCATCCTGCTGCTGGTGAAGGTGGTGGTCGGCCTGCGCGTGACCGAAGAGGCCGAACGTACCGGCCTGGACGTCACCTCGCACGGCGAATCCGCATACGAGGCCTGA